The proteins below come from a single Hirundo rustica isolate bHirRus1 chromosome 6, bHirRus1.pri.v3, whole genome shotgun sequence genomic window:
- the EIF3M gene encoding eukaryotic translation initiation factor 3 subunit M, which yields MSVPAFIDITEEDQAAELRAYLKSKGAEISEENAEGGLHVDLAQIIEVCDVCLKEDDKDVESVMNSVVSLLLILEPDKQEALIENLCEKLVKFREGERPSLRLQLLSNLFHGMDKNTPVRYTVYCSLLKVASSCGAIQYIPTELDQVRKWISDWNLATEKKHTLLRLLYDVLVDCKKSDTAAKVMVELLGSYTEDNASQARVDAHRCIVRALKDPNTFLFDHLLALKPVKFLEGELIHDLLTIFVSAKLASYVKFYQNNKDFIDSLGLLHEHNMAKMRLLTFMGMAVENKEISFDTMQQELQIGADDVEAFVIDAVKTKMVYCKIDQTQRKVVVSHSTHRTFGKQQWQQLYDTLNTWKQNLNQVKNSLLSLSDT from the exons ATGAGCGTCCCGGCCTTCATCGACATCACCGAGGAGGATCAG gctGCAGAACTGCGAGCTTACCTGAAATCCAAAGGAGCAGAAATCTCTGAAGAAAACGCTGAAGGTGGACTTCATGTGGACCTGGCACAGATTATCGAAGTGTGTGATGTGTGCCTGAAAGAGGATGACAAAG ATGTGGAGAGCGTGATGAACAGCGTTGTCTCTCTGCTTCTTATCCTGGAACCTGACAAACAAGAAGCACTGATTGAAAACCTGTGTGAGAAGTTAGTAAAATTTCGGGAAGGAGAGCGCCCATCTCTTAGACTGCAGCT CCTGAGCAATCTCTTCCATGGCATGGACAAGAACACTCCTGTGAGGTACACAGTGTACTGCAGCCTTCTGAAAGTGGCCTCGTCCTGTGGTGCCATCCAGTACATTCCAACTGAACTGGATCAG GTCCGAAAATGGATTTCTGACTGGAATCTGGCCACGGAGAAAAAGCACACTCTCCTGAGACTGCTTTATGATGTCCTAGTAGACTGCAAGAAAAG tGACACAGCAGCAAAAGTAATGGTGGAGCTGTTGGGAAGTTACACAGAGGACAATGCTTCCCAGGCTAGAGTTGATGCTCACAG ATGTATTGTACGAGCATTGAAAGATCCAAATACCTTTCTCTTTGATCATCTTCTTGCCTTAAAACCAGTCAAATTTTTGGAAGGAGAACTTATTCATGAT CTTTTGACAATTTTTGTAAGTGCTAAACTAGCATCCTATGTCAAGTTTTATCAGAACAACAAAGACTTCATTGACTCCCTGG GCTTGTTGCACGAACACAATATGGCCAAGATGAGGCTCCTTACCTTCATGGGAATGGCTGTAGAGAACAAAGAAATCTCATTTGACACAATGCAGCAGGAACTCCAGATCGGGGCTGATGATGTAGAAGCATTTGTCATTGATG CTGTAAAGACAAAGATGGTGTACTGCAAAATAGATCAGACACAGAGGAAAGTCGTCGTCAG TCACAGCACACATCGGACCtttggaaagcagcagtggcagcaatTGTATGACACTCTAAACACCTGGAAACAAAATTTGAATCAAGTGAAAAACAGTCTCCTCAGTCTCTCAGACacctaa